In Citrus sinensis cultivar Valencia sweet orange chromosome 2, DVS_A1.0, whole genome shotgun sequence, a single genomic region encodes these proteins:
- the LOC102613517 gene encoding mogroside IE synthase-like, producing the protein MENNEKKASASSKLAHCLVLSYPAQGHINPLLQFSKRLEHKGIKVTLVTTYFISKSLHRDPSSSNSIALETISDGYDEGGSAQAESNQAYVDRFWKIGLQTFTELVERMNDVDCIVYDSFLPWALDVAKKFGLTGAAFLTQSCAVASIYHHVNKGLIKLPLTGDEVLLPGLPPLDPQDTPSFINDPASYPAFFDMIVTRQFYNIDKADWILCNTFYELEKEVTEWLGKQHWLLRTIGPTLPSIYLDKQIEDDKEYGFSIFETNIESCMKWLNDRANGSVVYVSFGSMATLKIEQMEELAWGLKASDKYFLWVVRESEQSKLPENFSDETSQKGLVENWCPQLGVLAHEATGCFLTHCGWNSTMEALGLGVPMLAMPQWSDQSTNAKYIMDVGKLGLKVPADGKGIVRREAIAHCINEILEGDRGKEIKQNADKWRNFAKEAVAKGGSSDKNIDDFVANLISSKSL; encoded by the exons GCTTGGAACACAAAGGAATAAAAGTAACCCTAGTCACTACTTATTTTATCTCCAAATCCTTACACCGAGATCCATCAAGCTCCAATTCAATTGCACTAGAGACAATATCCGATGGCTACGATGAAGGCGGTTCTGCACAGGCAGAAAGTAACCAAGCATACGTGGATCGGTTCTGGAAAATTGGCCTGCAGACTTTTACTGAGCTTGTTGAGAGGATGAATGATGTGGATTGTATTGTGTATGATTCATTTTTGCCTTGGGCTCTTGATGTTGCCAAGAAGTTTGGCTTGACTGGAGCTGCGTTTCTCACTCAATCTTGTGCTGTTGCTAGCATATACCACCATGTGAATAAAGGGTTGATTAAACTTCCCCTCACTGGTGATGAGGTTTTGCTGCCTGGATTGCCTCCACTTGATCCTCAAGATACGCCTTCTTTCATTAACGATCCGGCATCATATCCTGCTTTCTTCGATATGATTGTTACTCgacaattttataatattgacaAGGCTGATTGGATTCTTTGCAATACCTTCTATGAGTTAGAGAAAGAG GTAACCGAATGGCTGGGGAAGCAGCACTGGCTATTGAGGACAATTGGACCAACGCTACCGTCGATATACTTGGATAAGCAAATTGAAGATGATAAAGAATATGGATTCAGCATCTTTGAGACAAATATTGAATCTTGCATGAAATGGTTAAATGATCGAGCAAACGGGTCTGTTGTTTACGTATCATTTGGGAGTATGGCAACACTGAAAATAGAGCAAATGGAGGAATTGGCTTGGGGTCTAAAAGCAAGTGACAAGTATTTCTTGTGGGTTGTCAGGGAATCCGAACAATCTAAGCTTCCGGAAAACTTTTCGGATGAAACATCCCAGAAAGGCTTGGTTGAGAATTGGTGTCCGCAATTAGGAGTTTTGGCACATGAAGCAACGGGATGTTTTTTGACACATTGTGGCTGGAACTCTACAATGGAAGCTCTGGGCTTGGGGGTTCCAATGTTGGCAATGCCACAGTGGAGTGACCAAAGCACTAATGCTAAATACATAATGGATGTTGGGAAACTGGGACTTAAAGTTCCAGCGGATGGGAAAGGAATTGTCCGAAGAGAAGCGATTGCACATTGCATTAATGAAATATTGGAGGGTGACAGAGGCAAAGAGATAAAACAGAATGCTGATAAATGGAGAAATTTTGCCAAAGAAGCCGTGGCTAAAGGTGGAAGTTCAGACAAAAATATTGACGACTTTGTTGCCAACTTGATTTCCTCCAAAAGCTTGtaa
- the LOC127898636 gene encoding UDP-glycosyltransferase 74E2-like: MANNEKKASSSKLAHCLVLTYPGQGHINPMLQFSKRLQHKGIKVTFVTTHFLYKSLHRNSSTIPIALEAISDGYDEGGAAQAESIDAYLERFWQIGPQTLTKLVEKMNASSVPVDCVVYDSVLPWALDVAKKFGLLGATFLTQSCAVYCIYYHANRGFLKLPLTGNEISLPGMPPLEPQDMPSFVYDLGSYPAISDLVLKNQFDNIDKVDWVLCNTFYELEEEVAEWLGRHWPLRAIGPTVPSMYLDKQLEDEKDYGFSIFKQSNESCIKWLNDQAKGSVVYVSFGSAATLKIEEMEELAWGLKASDKYFLWVVRESEQSKLPENFSDETSQKGLVVNWCPQLEVLAHEATGCFLTHCGWNSTLEALSLGVPMVAMPQWTDQSTNSKYIMDVWKMGLKAPTDEKGIVRREAIAHCISEILEGERGKEIKRNAGKWRNFAKEAVAKGGSSDKNIDEFVANLVCSKRL; encoded by the exons atggcgaataatgaaaagaaagcTTCCTCCAGCAAATTGGCTCACTGTTTGGTCTTAACCTATCCAGGACAAGGCCATATAAATCCCATGCTCCAATTCTCCAAGCGCTTACAACACAAAGGAATCAAAGTCACTTTCGTTACTACTCATTTCCTCTACAAATCCTTGCATAGAAATTCATCAACCATCCCCATTGCTCTCGAGGCAATCTCCGACGGCTACGATGAAGGAGGTGCAGCACAAGCAGAGAGTATTGACGCTTACTTGGAGAGATTTTGGCAAATTGGCCCGCAAACTCTTACCAAGCTAGTCGAGAAGATGAATGCCTCAAGTGTTCCTGTTGATTGCGTTGTATATGATTCAGTTTTGCCTTGGGCTCTTGATGTTGCAAAGAAGTTTGGCTTGCTTGGAGCTACTTTTCTTACTCAATCTTGTGCTGTTTATTGCATATATTACCATGCGAATAGGGGCTTTCTCAAACTTCCACTTACAGGCAATGAAATTTCGCTGCCCGGAATGCCCCCACTTGAGCCTCAAGACATGCCTTCATTCGTTTACGATTTGGGCTCATATCCTGCTATCTCGGATTTGGTGctgaaaaatcaatttgataaTATTGACAAAGTTGATTGGGTTCTTTGCAACACATTTTATGAGTTGGAGGAAGAG GTAGCTGAATGGCTGGGGAGGCACTGGCCATTGAGGGCAATTGGACCAACTGTACCGTCCATGTACTTGGATAAGcaacttgaagatgaaaaaGACTATGGTTTCAGCATATTTAAGCAAAGTAATGAATCTTGCATTAAATGGTTGAACGATCAGGCAAAAGGGTCAGTTGTTTATGTATCATTTGGGAGTGCGGCAACACTAAAAATAGAGGAAATGGAAGAATTGGCTTGGGGTCTGAAAGCAAGTGACAAGTATTTCTTGTGGGTTGTCAGGGAATCAGAACAATCTAAGCTTCCGGAAAACTTTTCAGATGAAACATCCCAAAAAGGCTTGGTGGTGAATTGGTGTCCACAATTAGAAGTTTTGGCACATGAAGCAACAGGATGTTTTTTGACACACTGTGGCTGGAACTCTACGTTGGAGGCTCTGAGCTTGGGAGTTCCAATGGTGGCAATGCCACAATGGACTGATCAGAGCACTAATTCCAAGTACATTATGGATGTTTGGAAAATGGGACTTAAAGCTCCCACGGATGAGAAAGGAATTGTCAGAAGAGAAGCAATTGCACATTGCATTAGTGAAATATTGGAGGGTGAGAGAGGCAAGGAGATAAAACGGAATGCTGGTAAATGGAGAAATTTTGCCAAAGAAGCCGTCGCTAAAGGCGGAAGTTCAGACAAAAATATTGATGAATTTGTTGCCAATTTGGTTTGCTCCAAACGCTTGTAA
- the UGT3 gene encoding UDP-glycosyltransferase 74G1, whose product MENIEKKAASCRLVHCLVLSYPAQGHINPLLQFAKRLDHKGLKVTLVTTCFISKSLHRDSSSSSTSIALEAISDGYDEGGSAQAESIEAYLEKFWQIGPRSLCELVEEMNGSGVPVDCIVYDSFLPWALDVAKKFGLVGAAFLTQSCAVDCIYYHVNKGLLMLPLPDSQLLLPGMPPLEPHDMPSFVYDLGSYPAVSDMVVKYQFDNIDKADWVLCNTFYELEEEVAEWLGKLWSLKTIGPTVPSLYLDKQLEDDKDYGFSMFKPNNESCIKWLNDRAKGSVVYVSFGSYAQLKVEEMEELAWGLKATNQYFLWVVRESEQAKLPENFSDETSQKGLVVNWCPQLEVLAHEATGCFLTHCGWNSTMEALSLGVPMVAMPQWSDQSTNAKYIMDVWKTGLKVPADEKGIVRREAIAHCIREILEGERGKEIRQNAGEWSNFAKEAVAKGGSSDKNIDDFVANLISSKSF is encoded by the exons atggagaaTATTGAAAAGAAAGCTGCCTCCTGCAGACTAGTTCACTGTTTGGTCTTATCTTATCCAGCACAAGGCCATATAAACCCTCTGCTCCAGTTCGCCAAGCGCTTAGATCACAAAGGCCTCAAAGTCACTCTAGTTACCACTTGTTTCATATCCAAGTCCTTACATAGAGATTCGTCATCCTCGTCCACCTCCATTGCTCTCGAGGCAATCTCCGATGGCTACGACGAAGGAGGGTCTGCACAAGCAGAGAGTATTGAAGCTTACTTGGAGAAGTTTTGGCAAATTGGCCCTCGAAGCCTTTGTGAGCTTGTTGAGGAGATGAATGGCTCTGGTGTTCCCGTCGATTGCATTGTATATGATTCATTTTTGCCTTGGGCTCTCGATGTTGCTAAGAAGTTTGGGCTGGTTGGAGCTGCTTTCCTCACTCAATCTTGTGCTGTTGATTGCATATATTACCATGTGAACAAGGGCTTGCTCATGCTTCCACTTCCAGACAGTCAATTGTTGTTGCCTGGAATGCCTCCACTTGAGCCTCATGACATGCCTTCATTCGTTTACGATTTGGGTTCATATCCTGCTGTTTCTGATATGGTggtaaaatatcaatttgatAATATTGACAAAGCTGATTGGGTTCTTTGCAACACATTTTATGAGCTGGAGGAAGAG GTAGCTGAATGGCTGGGGAAACTCTGGTCACTCAAGACAATTGGACCAACCGTACCGTCCTTGTACTTGGATAAGCAACTTGAAGATGACAAAGACTATGGTTTCAGCATGTTTAAGCCAAATAATGAATCTTGCATAAAATGGTTAAATGATCGGGCGAAAGGGTCAGTTGTTTATGTATCGTTTGGGAGTTATGCACAACTAAAAGTAGAGGAAATGGAAGAATTGGCTTGGGGTCTGAAAGCAACTAACCAATATTTCTTGTGGGTTGTACGGGAATCCGAACAAGCTAAGCTTCCGGAAAACTTTTCAGATGAAACGTCCCAGAAAGGCTTGGTTGTGAATTGGTGTCCGCAATTAGAAGTTTTAGCCCATGAAGCAACAGGATGTTTTTTGACACATTGTGGCTGGAACTCTACAATGGAGGCTCTGAGCTTGGGAGTTCCAATGGTGGCAATGCCACAGTGGAGTGACCAAAGCACTAATGCTAAATACATAATGGATGTTTGGAAAACGGGACTTAAAGTTCCAGCGGATGAGAAAGGAATTGTCAGAAGAGAAGCAATTGCACATTGCATTCGTGAAATATTAGAGGGTGAGAGAGGCAAAGAGATAAGACAGAATGCTGGTGAATGGAGCAATTTTGCCAAAGAAGCCGTGGCTAAAGGTGGAAGTTCGGACAAAAATATTGATGACTTTGTTGCCAACTTGATTTCCTCCAAAAGCttttaa
- the LOC102612931 gene encoding UDP-glycosyltransferase 74G1-like isoform X1, giving the protein MENNGKKPTSCKLAHCLVLTYPGQGHINPLLQFSRRLQHKGIKVTLVTTRFFYKSLHRDSSSSSIPLEAISYGYDEGGYAQAESIEAYLERFWQIGPQTLTELVEKMNGSDSPVDCIVYDSILLWALDVAKKFGLLGAPFLTQSCAVDYIYYHVKKGSLELPLTGNEILLPGMPPLEPQDMPSFIHDLGSYPAVSYMMMKFQFENIDKADWVLCNTFYELEEEVAVVVEWLRKTWSLRTIGPTIPSFYLDKQIEDDKDYGFSMFKSSTEACMKWLNDRAKESVVYVSYGSFVELKAEEMEELAWGLKSSDQHFLWVVRESEQAKLPKKFSDETLTSHKSLVVSWCPQLEVLAHEATGCFVTHCGWNSTMEALSLGVPMVAMPQWSDQSTNAKYILDVWKTGLKFPIVKRDAIADCISEILEGERGKELRRNAGKWRKLAKEAVAKGGSSDSNIDEFVASLACSKNSA; this is encoded by the exons ATGGAGAACAATGGAAAGAAACCTACCTCCTGCAAATTAGCTCACTGTTTGGTCTTAACATATCCAGGACAAGGCCATATAAATCCCCTGCTCCAATTCTCCAGGCGCTTACAACACAAGGGAATCAAAGTCACTCTGGTTACTACTCGTTTCTTCTACAAATCCTTACATAGAGATTCATCATCCTCCTCCATTCCTCTCGAGGCAATCTCCTATGGCTATGACGAAGGAGGTTATGCTCAAGCAGAGAGTATTGAAGCTTACTTGGAGAGATTTTGGCAAATCGGCCCGCAAACTCTTACCGAGCTTGTTGAGAAGATGAATGGCTCGGATTCTCCCGTTGACTGCATTGTATATGATTCAATTTTGCTTTGGGCTCTTGATGTTGCCAAGAAGTTTGGCTTGCTTGGAGCTCCTTTTCTCACTCAATCTTGTGCCGTTGATTACATATATTACCATGTGAAAAAGGGCTCCCTCGAACTTCCACTTACAGGCAATGAAATTTTGCTGCCCGGAATGCCCCCACTTGAGCCTCAAGACATGCCTTCATTCATTCACGATTTGGGGTCATATCCTGCTGTCTCTTatatgatgatgaaatttcaatttgaaaatattgacAAAGCTGATTGGGTTCTTTGCAACACATTTTATGAGTTGGAGGAAGAGGTAGCTgtt GTAGTTGAATGGCTGAGGAAGACCTGGTCGTTGAGGACAATCGGACCAACCATACCCTCTTTTTACTTGGATAAGCAAATCGAAGACGATAAAGACTATGGGTTCAGCATGTTTAAGTCAAGTACCGAAGCATGCATGAAATGGTTAAACGATCGAGCAAAAGAGTCTGTTGTTTATGTATCATATGGGAGTTTCGTAGAACTAAAAGCAGAGGAAATGGAAGAATTGGCTTGGGGTCTGAAATCGAGTGATCAACATTTCTTGTGGGTTGTACGGGAATCCGAACAAGCTAAGCTTCCGAAAAAATTTTCGGACGAAACACTAACATCCCATAAAAGCTTGGTGGTGAGCTGGTGTCCCCAATTAGAAGTTTTGGCGCATGAAGCAACGGGATGTTTTGTGACACACTGCGGCTGGAACTCTACAATGGAAGCGCTGAGCTTGGGGGTTCCGATGGTGGCGATGCCCCAATGGAGCGACCAAAGCACTAATGCTAAGTACATTTTGGATGTCTGGAAAACGGGACTCAAATTTCCAATTGTGAAAAGAGATGCAATCGCAGATTGCATTAGTGAAATATTGGAGGGTGAGAGAGGAAAAGAGTTGAGAAGGAATGCCGGTAAATGGAGGAAATTGGCCAAAGAAGCCGTGGCTAAAGGTGGAAGTTCTGATAGTAATATTGATGAATTTGTTGCTAGCTTGGCTTGCTCCAAAAACTCTGCTTAG
- the LOC102612931 gene encoding UDP-glycosyltransferase 74G1-like isoform X2, whose protein sequence is MENNGKKPTSCKLAHCLVLTYPGQGHINPLLQFSRRLQHKGIKVTLVTTRFFYKSLHRDSSSSSIPLEAISYGYDEGGYAQAESIEAYLERFWQIGPQTLTELVEKMNGSDSPVDCIVYDSILLWALDVAKKFGLLGAPFLTQSCAVDYIYYHVKKGSLELPLTGNEILLPGMPPLEPQDMPSFIHDLGSYPAVSYMMMKFQFENIDKADWVLCNTFYELEEEVVEWLRKTWSLRTIGPTIPSFYLDKQIEDDKDYGFSMFKSSTEACMKWLNDRAKESVVYVSYGSFVELKAEEMEELAWGLKSSDQHFLWVVRESEQAKLPKKFSDETLTSHKSLVVSWCPQLEVLAHEATGCFVTHCGWNSTMEALSLGVPMVAMPQWSDQSTNAKYILDVWKTGLKFPIVKRDAIADCISEILEGERGKELRRNAGKWRKLAKEAVAKGGSSDSNIDEFVASLACSKNSA, encoded by the exons ATGGAGAACAATGGAAAGAAACCTACCTCCTGCAAATTAGCTCACTGTTTGGTCTTAACATATCCAGGACAAGGCCATATAAATCCCCTGCTCCAATTCTCCAGGCGCTTACAACACAAGGGAATCAAAGTCACTCTGGTTACTACTCGTTTCTTCTACAAATCCTTACATAGAGATTCATCATCCTCCTCCATTCCTCTCGAGGCAATCTCCTATGGCTATGACGAAGGAGGTTATGCTCAAGCAGAGAGTATTGAAGCTTACTTGGAGAGATTTTGGCAAATCGGCCCGCAAACTCTTACCGAGCTTGTTGAGAAGATGAATGGCTCGGATTCTCCCGTTGACTGCATTGTATATGATTCAATTTTGCTTTGGGCTCTTGATGTTGCCAAGAAGTTTGGCTTGCTTGGAGCTCCTTTTCTCACTCAATCTTGTGCCGTTGATTACATATATTACCATGTGAAAAAGGGCTCCCTCGAACTTCCACTTACAGGCAATGAAATTTTGCTGCCCGGAATGCCCCCACTTGAGCCTCAAGACATGCCTTCATTCATTCACGATTTGGGGTCATATCCTGCTGTCTCTTatatgatgatgaaatttcaatttgaaaatattgacAAAGCTGATTGGGTTCTTTGCAACACATTTTATGAGTTGGAGGAAGAG GTAGTTGAATGGCTGAGGAAGACCTGGTCGTTGAGGACAATCGGACCAACCATACCCTCTTTTTACTTGGATAAGCAAATCGAAGACGATAAAGACTATGGGTTCAGCATGTTTAAGTCAAGTACCGAAGCATGCATGAAATGGTTAAACGATCGAGCAAAAGAGTCTGTTGTTTATGTATCATATGGGAGTTTCGTAGAACTAAAAGCAGAGGAAATGGAAGAATTGGCTTGGGGTCTGAAATCGAGTGATCAACATTTCTTGTGGGTTGTACGGGAATCCGAACAAGCTAAGCTTCCGAAAAAATTTTCGGACGAAACACTAACATCCCATAAAAGCTTGGTGGTGAGCTGGTGTCCCCAATTAGAAGTTTTGGCGCATGAAGCAACGGGATGTTTTGTGACACACTGCGGCTGGAACTCTACAATGGAAGCGCTGAGCTTGGGGGTTCCGATGGTGGCGATGCCCCAATGGAGCGACCAAAGCACTAATGCTAAGTACATTTTGGATGTCTGGAAAACGGGACTCAAATTTCCAATTGTGAAAAGAGATGCAATCGCAGATTGCATTAGTGAAATATTGGAGGGTGAGAGAGGAAAAGAGTTGAGAAGGAATGCCGGTAAATGGAGGAAATTGGCCAAAGAAGCCGTGGCTAAAGGTGGAAGTTCTGATAGTAATATTGATGAATTTGTTGCTAGCTTGGCTTGCTCCAAAAACTCTGCTTAG